The Enterobacter asburiae sequence GCAGATGATGACGGAAATGGGACTGCGGCCAGTGCGCCGACCAGAAGTTCCCCATCACGTAATCGCTGAAATATTGCGTCGTCAGGTCAAAATGGTACATCGACTGCCAGTGTTCGTGGTGGCGGAACTGCAGCACCCAGTCGTTGCCCTCGCTCAGCAGACGGTACAGCCCGTGCGGGGTCTCCTGCTCCTCGTTGGCAAGCAGACGAATCGGCGCCGTCAGCGTCTGTCCACCAAACCCCACGTCGGCAATCCAGCGCTCGCCATTCAGCTCGACCAGCAGCAGGCGATGCGTGCGCGGCGGCATTTGCGGCGGATTTGCCAGCACGACCCGACCCAGCACGCTGCGCACGGTAAACCCGACTTCACGCAAAACGCGCTCAAAAAGACCGTTTTGCTCAAAGCAATATCCCCCGCGTCGCGCCGTCACCAGCTTGTCCACCAGACATTGATCTTCAAGATGGATTTCGCGCGGCAGAACAACATCAATATTCTCAAAAGGGATCGCACAGTTGTGGTGTAAATGCAGCGCGCGCAGGGTATCGATATCCACCCGTGTCGGTTGCGCCCAGCCGATGCGGGCGAAATAGGCGGTCAGAAATGGGGACATACATCAGTTTCCTTTGATTGTGATGTTCTGTTTATAAACTAATTTTACGCAGTCACTTTGATTTACGTGCTTTTTCGCCATACTCATCGGTGTAGATGAGGAGATCCTATGAGCCATTTTCGCCCTGTTGAATTACGCCATGCCAGCCGTCTGCTCAACCACGGCCCCACCGTGCTTATCACCAGTCGGGATGAAACCCTCGACAGACGCAACGTGATGGCCGCCGCGTGGTCAATGCCCGTTGAGTTTGAACCGCCGCGCATCGCGATAGTCGTGGATAAAAGCACCTGGTCACGCGAGCTGATCGAGCGCAGCGGAAAGTTTGGCATCGTCATCCCCGGCGTGGCGGCGGCCAACTGGACATATGCGGTCGGTAGCGTCAGCGGGCGCGATGAAGACAAATTCAACTGCTACGGGATCCCGGTCGTTAACGGTCCTGAACTTGGCCTGCCGGTGATTGAAGAGAAATGCCTGGCGT is a genomic window containing:
- the nhoA gene encoding N-hydroxyarylamine O-acetyltransferase, whose translation is MSPFLTAYFARIGWAQPTRVDIDTLRALHLHHNCAIPFENIDVVLPREIHLEDQCLVDKLVTARRGGYCFEQNGLFERVLREVGFTVRSVLGRVVLANPPQMPPRTHRLLLVELNGERWIADVGFGGQTLTAPIRLLANEEQETPHGLYRLLSEGNDWVLQFRHHEHWQSMYHFDLTTQYFSDYVMGNFWSAHWPQSHFRHHLLMCRHLPDGGKLTLTNFNFTHWQNGHVEEQIHLPDAGALYQLMQERFGLGVDDPKHGFSLAELTAVMAGFETHGK
- a CDS encoding flavin reductase family protein, with product MSHFRPVELRHASRLLNHGPTVLITSRDETLDRRNVMAAAWSMPVEFEPPRIAIVVDKSTWSRELIERSGKFGIVIPGVAAANWTYAVGSVSGRDEDKFNCYGIPVVNGPELGLPVIEEKCLAWMECRLLPVTSAAEKYDTLFGEVVSAAADDRAFVAGRWQFDGDKLNTLHHLGAGTFVASGKIVKALD